The window AGATTTGTTAAAAggcaaaaacaaagcaaaacaaagaaaactaCATTTGGTGTAGTCAAGCAATATAACTGTTGCTATAATAGCTAAGCTGTTTTAGATTAATTTGGTGTATCCTTTTGGCTCTGTTTTAGAGTTGCTAACTGTAGGGCTGTGTTCTGTTAAACGGAAGAAAGGGAACTACCTTCTGGAGACACTGAGGTCCATCTTTGAACAGTCAACACATGAAGAGCTGAATGAGATGGTGGTAGTGGTGCATCTAGCTGATCCAGACCAAGAGTGGAACGTTCAAGTTGTGTCAAATATTGTCAAGAGATTTGCTTATCAACTTCTGCTGGGCCGCCTACTAGTTATCCATGCCCCTCATGAGTACTACCCTTCCTTAGAAGGCTTAAAACAGAACTTCAATGATGCTAAAGATCGTGTGAAATTCAGATCAAAGCAGAACGTGGATTACGCCTACCTCATGAACTTTGCAGCCAACCTGTCTACCTATTACCTCATGATTGAGGATGATGTCCGCTGTGCCAAAAACTTTTTCTCAGCCATCAGAAGGGTGTTGGAATCTCAGAAGGGTACTTACTGGGTTACCTTGGAGTTCTCCAAGCTTGGCTACATCGGCAAGCTCTACCACTCCAGTGATCTTCCCCAGCTTTCTCGCTTCCTCTTGCTCTTTTACCAAGAAATGCCGTGTGACTGGCTTCTTGGACACTTTCGACTTCTGCTTACCCAAAAGGAAGTGATTCGTTTCAAGCCATCGCTTTTTCAGCACATTGGCCTCTACTCCTCCTTCCAAGGcacagcaaacaaactgaaagatGAAGATTTTGAAGAAGACCCTGCTATGTTTCCTGACAATCCCCCTGCAGACATGATAACTGATATTGTCAGTTTTGAGAATTACATGCCCAGTAAGGCCTACAGCAATGCAGAGGACTACTTCTGGGGCAAGGCTCCCTCAGCTGGAAACTCATTCACCATTGTATTCAAGC of the Eublepharis macularius isolate TG4126 chromosome 5, MPM_Emac_v1.0, whole genome shotgun sequence genome contains:
- the LOC129329734 gene encoding alpha-1,6-mannosyl-glycoprotein 4-beta-N-acetylglucosaminyltransferase-like, encoding MRCFLRRSLIAATFLLVFLLFISLAVWTPKDLEMEEAQKWAQGIGLQQLQADWNLRSLQNLTNTTNILSISYNYLAGIPLLRKKLLTVGLCSVKRKKGNYLLETLRSIFEQSTHEELNEMVVVVHLADPDQEWNVQVVSNIVKRFAYQLLLGRLLVIHAPHEYYPSLEGLKQNFNDAKDRVKFRSKQNVDYAYLMNFAANLSTYYLMIEDDVRCAKNFFSAIRRVLESQKGTYWVTLEFSKLGYIGKLYHSSDLPQLSRFLLLFYQEMPCDWLLGHFRLLLTQKEVIRFKPSLFQHIGLYSSFQGTANKLKDEDFEEDPAMFPDNPPADMITDIVSFENYMPSKAYSNAEDYFWGKAPSAGNSFTIVFKQPARIFHIQIQTGSEKHHKDYLHAGLVELGTYKKRDGKGCNMYTSIGLFEKGNFNRHGLENSTSSAPECVRIVVTRDQSEWLVISSISIWTKPSP